From the genome of Streptomyces sp. NBC_00523:
GCCCAGACTCGGCAGCAGCGCCGGATCGGGGCTGCCGTCGCCCAGATCCCGCACCCCGGGCGGTGCCTCGACCCGCATCGAACCGCGCGCGGTGCTCGCGGGGCGCGGCCTGATCCGGCTGCCCCGGCGCCCGGCGGTCTCGATCACCCCGCGCTCGCGCAGGGTGCGGTAGGCCGCCGCGACGGTGTTCGGATTCACCTCCAGCCGCGCCGCCAGCTCCCGCATGGGGGGCAGCACATGCCCGGGCGGCAGCTCGCCCGAGGCCACTCCGCGCTCGACGCTGGCGGCAATGTCCTGTGCGCGCCGTCCACTGATCCGATACTCTCCTAGCACAAACCACAGTATGCACTAGTGCAATGGAGTACGCAATGCCGGAGACCGCTTCCCAGCAGACCATGTCCCCGGACGCCTCATCCGGCTACGAGCCGACGGACCGCACCGTGCCCACCCGGTCGCGGGAGCGCGCCGCCTACGACCGGGAGACGGTCCACTCGATACTCGACGCCGCCTACCTCTGCCATTTCGGCTTCGTCCGCGACGGCGCGCCTGTCGTGCTGCCGACGCTCTTCGGCCGGGTGGGCGAGCGGCTGTACGTGCACGGCTCGACCGGTTCGCGGCCGCTGCGGGCGGCCGGGGGCGGCGACGAGGGGCTGCCCGTGTGTCTGACGGTGACCCATGTCGACGGCCTGGTGCTGGCCCGTTCGGCCTTCCACCACTCGCTCAACTACCGGTCGGTGGTCGTGCACGGCACCGCGCACACCGTGACCGACCCGGAGGAGCGGCGCGTCGCCCTGGACGCGATCGTGGACCAGGTGGTGCCGGGGCGCTCGAAGGACTCGCGGCCCGCCGACGCCAAGGAGCTGGCCGCCACCGCCGTCGTCCGGCTGGATCTGCGGGAGGTCTCCGCCAAGATCCGCACGGGCGGCCCGAACGACGACCCCCGGGACCTCGGCCTGCCGTACTGGTCCGGTGTCGTCCCCGTCGCCCCGGCCTACGGCACCCCGGTCCCGGCGGACGACCTGGACCCGTCGATCGGCGTACCGGCGTACCTGCCCTAGCGGCGGGCGTCGGCGCGATCCACGGCGACCGGCGCTCCCGCCGCCGCCCCCGAGGCCACCGGTCCGGAGGGCGGCCGGGGCGTGGAGGACTGCGCGATGAGGGCGCCGGCCAGGACGAGCGCGCCGCCGATGAGCTGGGGCGCGGCCAGGTGCTCGCCGAGGAGGACCCAGGCGAGGACGGTCGCGATGACCGCTTCGAGGCAGGCGACGACGCCCGCGACGGCCGGTGAGAGCAGGCGTACGGAGATCACCCCGGTGACGTACGCGATGACGGTGGCCAGCAGCACGATCCAGACGAGCAGCAGCCAGGCCGGCACCGCGGCGCCGTCCATGACCGTGTCGCCGCCGAGCACCGACCAGTCCATGCCCCAGGGGCGGGCGATCGCGGTGAGCACGAGGGCGCCGATCAGCAGTCCGTACGCGATGACGCCGACCGGGTGCGGGGGTTCGGCGCCGCCGCCCTGGTCGGAGAGGACGAAGTAGCCGACCTGGCAGCAGGCCGCGCCGAGCGCGAGGGCCAGCCCGATCACGTCGAAGCTCAGCCCGGCCCAGACCTCGACCACGCAGGCGAGTCCGCCGGCCGCGAGGACGACCCCGAGAGCCGCCGCCCGCGTGACCGGGCGCCGCTGCACGAAGCGCACCCAGCCGAGGACGAGCGCGGGCGCGAGGTATTCCACCAGGAGCGCGACGCCCACCGGGATACGGGAGATGGCGGCGAAGTAGCAGGCCTGCACGCCCGCGACGGCGAGCAGCCCGAAGCCGAGCAGGAGCACGGGGCGGTTGCGCACGAGCGCGCGGTGGCGCCAGGCCACCGGCAGCATGACGAGCGCGGCGCCCGCCACCCGTAGCCAGACGACGTGGAGCGGGTCGAGCCCCGCCTCGATCAGCGGCTTGGCCGCCACTCCGGAACCACCGAATGCGAAGGCCGAGGCAAGGGCGAGTCCCAGGCCGGCGCTTCTCCCCTGAGACGCGTGCATCGGCACATCATGACAGCTGCGGTCAGGACCGTCACCCCGGTGACACCTGACTCGTACAGCGCTCGGCGGGAGGGGCAACCGACGCCCCGTTCACACACGTCCCACAGGGCGGAGTGGTTGTTCGCGGCGCGGCGGGAGGGGGACCGGGGTGAGCTGGCTGGTGTCCCTGCCGGCGCTCGACGGGCGCGAGTACGTCTACCGGGTCCACGCGCCCCTGGACGCCCTGCCGGCGGATCTGTTCTGGTGCGCGTTCCACTGCCACGACGACGGACCGCACCCCCGCGCGTCCGACCGCTTCGACGCGGCGCGGATCTGGCCCCTCACCGCGGACACGTGAACGGCGAGGAGCCCGGCCCACGGCGGGGCTCAGTGCTCGTCGGCGAGAATGAGGTACAGCTTCTTGCGGGCCTCGTTGATGACGGCGACCGCCTTGTCGCGCTGGTCGGACGAGCCGGTCTTCCAGACCTGCCCGAACGCCTCCATCAGACCGAACCCGGCCTGCCGGACCTCGTTCATGCTCTCCCAGTCGACTCCGCGCCCGGCCTCTTCCCAGGGCGCCTCGGGACCGGTCTCGGCCTCGGTGCGGCCGGTGTCGGTGAGCGTGAAAAGCTTCTTGCCGCCCTCGCTCGCGCTGGTGATCAGCCCCTCGTCCTCCAGCAGCTGAAGGGTCGGGTACACCGAGCCGGGGCTGGGCCGCCAGGCCCCGCCGCTGCGCTCGCCGATCTCCTGGATCATCTCGTACCCGTGCATCGGCCGGTCCTTGAGCAGCGCCAGGATCGAAGCGCGCACGTCACCGCGCCGCGCCCTCCCCCGACCGCCGCCCCGGCCGCGTCCGCCACCGAACGGCCCCCCGCCGAACGGCGGCCCGAACGGCCCGAACGCCGCCCGCTGCCCCTCGAAACCACCACGTCGCCCCTCGGGGCCGTACGGGCCACGCCCGTGACCATGTGCATGTCCATGCTCGAATCCATGTGAACGCATGACGTACTCCTCTGCTTACGTTGATCTTTCGGTTATCGCTGTACTGTCGCGATGCCTCAACGATATATCGGAACCGATCGCATGACAACCCCTGCCCGGAGCGGCCGGGCGAGCGTCCGTATCATCCCGACGTGACCTCGCCTCTCCTGTCGCTTCCGCTCCGCAAGCTCGCCGCCTTCGGCACCGTCGCCGGCCTGTGCCTCTTCGCCTGGTGGGCCGTACAGCCCGCCGGCGGCAGCTGCCCCGACAAGGGTCTGACCCTGTCCTCCGGCACCGACGAGGGGCTGACCCTGTCCTCCGACCCGTACGGATCCACCTACGACCCGGACCACGACCCGGACTACGACCCGTGCGCGCAGGCCCGACACCCGCGCCTGTACGGCTGGTTCGGCCTGTAGACGGCCGCTCCGGTTCGGGCGACCTGAGCGCCGGCGATAGCGTGACCCCATGACGGACGGGGAAGAGCCGCTGCTCGGCGGTATGGCGAATGCGGGGGCCGTCTTCCGCCGAGGTGAGCTGGTGGAGCGGCCCGCACCACGCCACGCGCGCGAACTCCACGCGCATCTCCGGGTGCTGAAGGAGCACGGCTTCGACGCGGCGCCGACCCCTGTGGACCTCACCGCGGACGGCCGTGAGCGGCTGACGTTCATCCCCGGCGACGTGGCGCTGCCGCCGTTCCCGGACTGGGCGATGACGCCTTCCGCCCTCGCGTCGGTGGGGCGCCTGCTGCGGCGGCTGCACGAGGCGGGTGCGGCCGTCCCGGCCGATACCCGCGCCGCGTGGCCCACGGACCTCGCCGACCCGGAGGGCGGGACGCTCGTATGCCACAACGACATGTGCCCGGACAACGTCGTCTTCCGCGACGGTCGCGCCGCGGCCCTGATCGACTTCGACCTGGCGGCCCCGGGCCGCGCCCTCTGGGACGTCGCCATGACGGCCCGCTACTGGGCGCCCATGCTCGATCCCGAATCCGCGGCCGCGCTCTACCCCGCCGGTCTGGACCCGGTCGCACGGCTGCGGATCCTCGCCGACGGT
Proteins encoded in this window:
- a CDS encoding pyridoxamine 5'-phosphate oxidase family protein: MPETASQQTMSPDASSGYEPTDRTVPTRSRERAAYDRETVHSILDAAYLCHFGFVRDGAPVVLPTLFGRVGERLYVHGSTGSRPLRAAGGGDEGLPVCLTVTHVDGLVLARSAFHHSLNYRSVVVHGTAHTVTDPEERRVALDAIVDQVVPGRSKDSRPADAKELAATAVVRLDLREVSAKIRTGGPNDDPRDLGLPYWSGVVPVAPAYGTPVPADDLDPSIGVPAYLP
- a CDS encoding EamA family transporter encodes the protein MHASQGRSAGLGLALASAFAFGGSGVAAKPLIEAGLDPLHVVWLRVAGAALVMLPVAWRHRALVRNRPVLLLGFGLLAVAGVQACYFAAISRIPVGVALLVEYLAPALVLGWVRFVQRRPVTRAAALGVVLAAGGLACVVEVWAGLSFDVIGLALALGAACCQVGYFVLSDQGGGAEPPHPVGVIAYGLLIGALVLTAIARPWGMDWSVLGGDTVMDGAAVPAWLLLVWIVLLATVIAYVTGVISVRLLSPAVAGVVACLEAVIATVLAWVLLGEHLAAPQLIGGALVLAGALIAQSSTPRPPSGPVASGAAAGAPVAVDRADARR
- a CDS encoding PadR family transcriptional regulator, with the protein product MRSHGFEHGHAHGHGRGPYGPEGRRGGFEGQRAAFGPFGPPFGGGPFGGGRGRGGGRGRARRGDVRASILALLKDRPMHGYEMIQEIGERSGGAWRPSPGSVYPTLQLLEDEGLITSASEGGKKLFTLTDTGRTEAETGPEAPWEEAGRGVDWESMNEVRQAGFGLMEAFGQVWKTGSSDQRDKAVAVINEARKKLYLILADEH
- a CDS encoding phosphotransferase is translated as MTDGEEPLLGGMANAGAVFRRGELVERPAPRHARELHAHLRVLKEHGFDAAPTPVDLTADGRERLTFIPGDVALPPFPDWAMTPSALASVGRLLRRLHEAGAAVPADTRAAWPTDLADPEGGTLVCHNDMCPDNVVFRDGRAAALIDFDLAAPGRALWDVAMTARYWAPMLDPESAAALYPAGLDPVARLRILADGYGLPAGERAGLPGVIEQATEVCRAFVARRVADGDPVYVRALAERGGWERWDRVQTWLVDHRRTFTAALLD